A stretch of the Bdellovibrio sp. 22V genome encodes the following:
- a CDS encoding SufE family protein: protein MLSIQERQNKVIHDFSALAQWEDRYKKIIEMGKALPEMPENLKTEQNAVKGCQSQVWLSANLNDQGQMQLQGDSDALIVKGLVGLLLYVYSGATPNEILSTPPEFLKALGFEGNLSPSRANGLHSMLKQIKLYATAFDYLLKTKK from the coding sequence ATGCTCAGCATCCAAGAAAGACAGAACAAAGTGATTCACGATTTCTCCGCTCTTGCACAGTGGGAAGATCGCTATAAAAAAATCATCGAGATGGGTAAAGCTCTTCCGGAAATGCCGGAAAATTTGAAGACAGAGCAGAACGCCGTGAAGGGTTGCCAGTCGCAAGTCTGGCTCTCTGCGAATCTCAATGACCAAGGTCAGATGCAGCTGCAAGGTGATAGCGACGCCCTCATCGTGAAGGGTCTTGTGGGTCTTCTTTTGTATGTGTATTCAGGTGCAACTCCGAATGAAATTCTCTCGACACCGCCAGAGTTTTTGAAAGCTTTGGGCTTCGAAGGAAACCTTTCTCCGAGCCGGGCCAACGGCTTGCATTCGATGCTTAAGCAAATCAAACTCTACGCGACTGCCTTCGATTATCTTTTGAAAACAAAAAAATAG
- a CDS encoding phosphatase domain-containing protein, with product MKNGIALFLFLWSLGASAQTLFVSDVDDTIKLANVKDLAEAARYAFDDESRFMGMSELYHLLKRDQPDIHVVYLSKAPEWFMGGTHRRFLKNGNFPEGRYIPRTNYDSDVHKLKTLRGLIAEIKPQKVILIGDNGEQDADIYKAIADENPGVEFTQFIRIVYSRNSFVEWGARLHDGQVGFVTPIEVALDLEEKRFLTFSSLQSLMHELAPKILMQKSHGAKGEVAFPYFMNCRNFVWKWDASLPRFEILEMFKARLADRCQPQSIL from the coding sequence ATGAAAAACGGTATCGCATTATTTCTGTTTCTTTGGTCTCTGGGAGCGTCGGCGCAGACTCTTTTTGTGAGTGATGTGGATGACACGATCAAGCTTGCCAATGTGAAGGATCTGGCCGAAGCGGCTCGTTATGCCTTTGATGATGAAAGCCGCTTCATGGGTATGAGCGAGCTCTATCATCTTCTGAAGCGCGACCAGCCTGATATTCATGTCGTGTATCTTTCAAAAGCTCCTGAGTGGTTCATGGGCGGCACGCACCGTCGCTTCTTAAAAAACGGGAACTTTCCTGAAGGCCGCTATATTCCGCGCACGAATTACGATAGCGACGTTCATAAATTAAAAACCCTGCGCGGTCTTATCGCCGAAATCAAACCACAAAAAGTCATTCTTATCGGCGATAACGGCGAGCAGGACGCTGATATTTACAAGGCCATCGCCGATGAAAATCCCGGCGTCGAGTTTACGCAGTTTATTCGCATTGTATATTCCCGCAACTCTTTCGTAGAGTGGGGAGCCCGACTTCACGACGGTCAAGTTGGCTTTGTCACTCCTATTGAAGTAGCCTTGGATCTGGAAGAAAAGCGCTTTCTGACTTTTTCTTCTCTGCAAAGTTTGATGCACGAATTGGCTCCGAAAATTCTTATGCAGAAATCCCACGGAGCGAAAGGGGAAGTGGCATTCCCTTATTTTATGAACTGCCGTAACTTCGTTTGGAAGTGGGACGCAAGTCTTCCGCGTTTTGAAATTCTTGAGATGTTCAAAGCGCGTTTGGCAGATCGTTGTCAGCCGCAAAGTATTCTATGA
- a CDS encoding serine protease, which yields MKRNSFVAAVSVAVAATFSVGFVNITPKVIYGEDNRRDVYEVPRADIREIADSTVALIPTRDLSTQAGGLVKINSSQYGVDMNLCSDEPFFDQPTAANCSGSLVGDDLIATAGHCVSNSDCSKYAFVFGFKMNSAKSGPETVPASEVYNCKEIVAREFTGQQDYALVRLDRPVRGHRILSLQKTPVQPGDAIYVVGHPSGLPTKVADGANVRAQQKGYFQTNLDTYGGNSGSAVFNAETHEVVGILVRGAQDFTYDRARQCTTSNKCSNDGCRGEDVTNISYIVDALNK from the coding sequence GTGAAAAGGAATTCATTCGTAGCGGCCGTCAGTGTCGCAGTAGCAGCAACGTTTTCAGTTGGATTTGTTAACATCACACCCAAAGTTATTTACGGAGAAGACAATCGTCGCGACGTTTATGAAGTGCCTCGCGCCGACATTCGTGAAATCGCGGATTCGACAGTGGCATTGATCCCGACAAGAGATCTTTCTACTCAAGCCGGCGGACTTGTGAAAATCAACTCGTCTCAATACGGTGTTGATATGAATCTTTGCTCTGACGAACCTTTCTTCGATCAACCGACGGCGGCAAACTGTTCAGGCTCACTTGTGGGTGATGATTTGATCGCAACGGCCGGTCACTGCGTAAGTAATTCTGATTGTTCAAAATACGCTTTCGTTTTCGGTTTCAAAATGAACAGCGCTAAATCCGGTCCCGAGACAGTTCCTGCAAGCGAAGTATACAACTGTAAAGAAATCGTCGCGCGTGAATTTACGGGCCAACAAGACTACGCTCTTGTGCGTTTGGATAGACCTGTGCGCGGTCACCGCATTTTGTCTTTGCAAAAAACGCCTGTGCAACCGGGTGATGCGATCTACGTTGTCGGTCACCCCTCAGGATTGCCGACGAAAGTAGCTGATGGCGCCAACGTGCGTGCTCAACAAAAAGGTTACTTCCAAACGAACTTGGACACTTATGGCGGTAACTCCGGTTCTGCGGTTTTCAATGCCGAGACTCACGAAGTTGTAGGTATTCTTGTGCGTGGCGCTCAAGACTTCACTTACGACAGAGCAAGACAATGCACAACAAGCAACAAATGCTCTAACGACGGTTGCCGCGGCGAAGATGTCACGAACATCTCTTACATCGTCGACGCTCTTAATAAGTA